Proteins encoded within one genomic window of Ovis aries strain OAR_USU_Benz2616 breed Rambouillet chromosome 1, ARS-UI_Ramb_v3.0, whole genome shotgun sequence:
- the NCBP2AS2 gene encoding protein NCBP2AS2 has product MVLRRLLGALLHSSQLVERLSESRPIRRAAQLTAFALLQAQLRGQDAARRLRAIAAGPAGSLGRRAARFRDTFTQELRRGLRERPRPPPGSQKGPGANP; this is encoded by the coding sequence ATGGTTCTGCGGCGGCTGCTGGGCGCCCTCCTGCACAGCTCGCAGCTGGTGGAGCGTCTCTCAGAGTCTCGGCCCATCCGGCGTGCGGCACAGCTCACCGCCTTTGCCCTGCTGCAGGCCCAGCTCCGCGGCCAGGACGCGGCCCGGCGCTTGCGAGCCATCGCGGCTGGGCCCGCTGGCTCCCTGGGCCGCCGCGCTGCCCGTTTCAGAGACACCTTCACTCAGGAGCTACGCCGAGGCCTCCGGGAACGCCCGCGGCCACCACCAGGTAGCCAGAAAGGCCCAGGAGCAAACCCCTAA